Proteins from one Desmodus rotundus isolate HL8 chromosome 9, HLdesRot8A.1, whole genome shotgun sequence genomic window:
- the SLC25A23 gene encoding mitochondrial adenyl nucleotide antiporter SLC25A23 isoform X1 — MRGGPGDAERRQRWGRLFEELDSNKDGRVDVHELRQGLARLSGGDPSRGAQQGLSLESGADPDGGLDLEEFTQYLQEREQRLLLLFHSLDQNQDGHIDVSEIQQSFRALGISISLEQAEKILHSMDRDGTMTIDWQEWRDHFLLHSLENVEDVLYFWKHSTVLDIGECLTVPDEFSQQEKLTGMWWKQLVAGAVAGAVSRTGTAPLDRLKVFMQVHASKTNRLNILGGLRNMIQEGGMRSLWRGNGINVLKIAPESAIKFMAYEQIKRAIRGQQETLHVQERFVAGSLAGATAQTIIYPMEVLKTRLTLRRTGQYKGLLDCAWQIMEREGPRAFYRGYLPNVLGIIPYAGIDLAVYETLKNRWLQQYSHDSADPGILVLLACGTISSTCGQIASYPLALVRTRMQAQASIEGAPQFSMLGLLRHILSQEGIPGLYRGIAPNFMKVIPAVSISYVVYENMKQALGVTSR, encoded by the exons ATGCGGGGGGGTCCGGGCGACGCGGAGCGGCGGCAGCGCTGGGGTCGCCTCTTCGAGGAGCTGGACAGTAACAAGGACGGCCGCGTGGACGTGCACGAGTTGCGCCAGGGACTGGCCCGGCTGAGCGGAGGCGATCCGAGCCGCGGCGCCCAACAG GGCCTCTCCCTAGAGTCTGGTGCTGACCCAGATGGCGGGCTGGACCTGGAAGAGTTTACCCAATACCTGCAGGAGCGGGAACAGCGCCTGCTGCTTCTGTTCCACAGTCTGGACCAGAATCAGGATG GTCACATTGATGTCTCTGAGATCCAGCAGAGTTTCCGAGCTCTGGGCATTTCTATCTCCCTGGAGCAGGCAGAGAAAATTCTACACAG CATGGACCGTGACGGCACTATGACCATCGATTGGCAGGAATGGCGTGACCACTTCCTGTTGCATTCACTGGAGAATGTAGAAGACGTGCTCTATTTCTGGAAGCATTCCACG GTCCTGGACATTGGCGAGTGCCTGACTGTCCCTGACGAGTTCTCACAGCAAGAGAAGCTGACTGGCATGTGGTGGAAGCAGCTGGTGGCTGGTGCAGTGGCAGGCGCTGTGTCAAGGACAGGCACAGCCCCTCTGGACCGCCTCAAGGTCTTCATGCAG GTCCATGCCTCCAAGACCAATCGGCTGAACATCCTGGGGGGCCTACGGAACATGATCCAAGAGGGGGGCATGCGCTCCCTGTGGCGTGGCAACGGGATCAACGTACTCAAGATTGCACCTGAGTCAGCTATCAAGTTCATGGCCTATGAGCAG ATCAAGCGGGCCATTCgggggcagcaggagacactACATGTGCAGGAGCGCTTTGTGGCTGGATCCTTGGCTGGTGCCACAGCCCAGACCATCATTTACCCCATGGAG GTACTAAAGACGCGGTTGACCCTTCGCCGGACGGGCCAGTACAAGGGGCTGTTGGACTGCGCATGGCAGATCATGGAGCGAGAAGGGCCCCGCGCCTTCTACCGCGGCTACCTGCCCAACGTGCTGGGCATCATTCCCTACGCGGGCATCGACCTGGCTGTCTACGAG ACCCTGAAGAACCGGTGGCTCCAGCAGTATAGCCACGACTCGGCTGACCCGGGCATCCTCGTGCTCCTGGCCTGTGGCACCATCTCCAGCACCTGTGGCCAGATAGCCAGTTACCCTCTGGCCCTGGTCCGGACCCGTATGCAGGCCCAAG cctccatcGAGGGTGCCCCCCAGTTCTCCATGCTGGGTCTGCTCCGTCACATCCTGTCCCAGGAGGGCATACCGGGCCTCTACCGGGGCATTGCCCCCAACTTCATGAAGGTTATCCCAGCTGTGAGCATCTCCTATGTGGTCTACGAAAACATGAAGCAGGCCCTGGGGGTCACATCCAGGTGA
- the CRB3 gene encoding protein crumbs homolog 3, whose translation MASPSLGLLLALGLSLLPARWGRAWGQTLEPTTAYENGTSTTPHPDFNGALSKEATTAIIVVFSLLAALLMAMGLVLLVRKLREKRQTEGTYRPSSEEQFSHATEAQAPQDSKEKVQGCLPI comes from the exons ATGGCGAGCCCCAGCTTGGGGCTGCTCCTGGCGCTCGGCCTGTCGCTGCTGCCGGCCCGCTGGGGCCGTGCCTGGGGGCAAA CGTTGGAGCCCACTACTGCATATGAGAATGGCACCTCTACCACCCCACACCCTGACTTCAATGGGGCCCTG TCTAAGGAGGCCACTACCGCCATCATTGTGGTCTTCTCCCTGCTGGCCGCCCTGCTTATGGCCATggggctggtgctgctggtgcGGAAACTGCGGGAGAAGCGGCAGACAGAAGGCACCTACCGGCCCAGCAGTGAGGAGCAG ttctCTCACGCAACTGAGGCCCAGGCTCCCCAGGACTCCAAGGAGAAAGTGCAGGGATGCCTGCCCATCTAG
- the SLC25A41 gene encoding mitochondrial carrier protein SCaMC-3L — MGAKPEEAQKPCSRGQTLFKRVRALLTKASPPPPPPPPPICWNPGCTHVYGYVFGHVGENNLEHLPSQQVLDTGEQLMVPVDVLEVDNEGALWKFLLSGAIAGAVSRTGTAPLDRAKVYMQVYSSKTNFMNLLGGLQNMVQEGGFRSLWRGNGINILKIAPEYAIKFSVFEQCKNYFCGVHGSPPFQERLLAGSLAVATSQTLINPMEVLKTRLTLRWTGQYKGLLDCARKILEQEGTRALYRGYLPNMLGIIPYACTDLAVYEILRCFWLKSGRDMADPSGLVSLSSVTLSTTCGQMASYPLTLVRTRMQAQDTVEGSNPTMCGVFQRILAQQGWPGLYRGMTPTLLKVLPAGGISYVVYEAMKKTLGV, encoded by the exons ATGGGAGCCAAACCTGAGGAAGCCCAGAAGCCTTGCTCAAGGGGCCAGACCCTGTTTAAGAGGGTCAGGGCTTTACTCACCAAAGCTTCGCCCCcgcctccgcccccacccccacccatctgcTGGAACCCAGGCTGTACACATGTGTATGGGTATGTGTTTGGGCATGTGGGTGAAAACAACCTGGAGCACCTCCCATCACAGCAG GTGCTTGACACAGGAGAGCAGCTGATGGTCCCCGTGGATGTCCTGGAAGTGGATAACGAGGGAGCCTTGTGGAAGTTTCTGCTCTCAGGAGCCATAGCTGGAGCAGTATCTCGCACTGGCACAGCCCCTCTGGACCGTGCCAAGGTGTACATGCAG GTCTACTCCTCCAAGACGAACTTCATGAATCTGCTGGGGGGGCTACAGAACATGGTCCAAGAGGGGGGCTTCCGTTCTCTGTGGCGGGGCAATGGTATCAACATACTCAAGATCGCCCCTGAGTACGCCATCAAGTTCTCCGTATTTGAGCAG TGTAAGAATTACTTCTGTGGAGTGCACGGGTCCCCACCCTTTCAGGAACGTCTCCTTGCTGGCTCCCTGGCTGTGGCCACCTCCCAGACACTCATCAACCCCATGGAG GTGCTGAAGACACGGCTAACCCTGCGCTGGACGGGCCAATACAAGGGGCTGCTGGACTGTGCTAGGAAGATTCTGGAGCAGGAGGGCACCCGCGCCCTTTACCGTGGCTACCTGCCCAACATGCTTGGCATCATCCCTTATGCCTGTACCGACCTGGCCGTCTATGAG ATACTCAGGTGCTTCTGGCTGAAGTCAGGCAGGGACATGGCAGACCCTAGTGGCCTGGTCAGTCTGTCATCAGTGACACTGTCCACGACCTGTGGTCAGATGGCCAGTTACCCACTAACTCTGGTGCGCACAAGGATGCAGGCTCAAG ACACTGTGGAGGGTTCAAACCCCACCATGTGCGGAGTCTTCCAGCGAATCCTAGCCCAGCAGGGCTGGCCAGGGCTATACCGAGGTATGACCCCCACCTTACTGAAGGTGTTGCCGGCAGGTGGCATCAGCTACGTGGTGTATGAAGCCATGAAGAAGACTCTGGGTGTATAG
- the SLC25A23 gene encoding mitochondrial adenyl nucleotide antiporter SLC25A23 isoform X2 translates to MRGGPGDAERRQRWGRLFEELDSNKDGRVDVHELRQGLARLSGGDPSRGAQQGLSLESGADPDGGLDLEEFTQYLQEREQRLLLLFHSLDQNQDGHIDVSEIQQSFRALGISISLEQAEKILHSMDRDGTMTIDWQEWRDHFLLHSLENVEDVLYFWKHSTVLDIGECLTVPDEFSQQEKLTGMWWKQLVAGAVAGAVSRTGTAPLDRLKVFMQVHASKTNRLNILGGLRNMIQEGGMRSLWRGNGINVLKIAPESAIKFMAYEQVLKTRLTLRRTGQYKGLLDCAWQIMEREGPRAFYRGYLPNVLGIIPYAGIDLAVYETLKNRWLQQYSHDSADPGILVLLACGTISSTCGQIASYPLALVRTRMQAQASIEGAPQFSMLGLLRHILSQEGIPGLYRGIAPNFMKVIPAVSISYVVYENMKQALGVTSR, encoded by the exons ATGCGGGGGGGTCCGGGCGACGCGGAGCGGCGGCAGCGCTGGGGTCGCCTCTTCGAGGAGCTGGACAGTAACAAGGACGGCCGCGTGGACGTGCACGAGTTGCGCCAGGGACTGGCCCGGCTGAGCGGAGGCGATCCGAGCCGCGGCGCCCAACAG GGCCTCTCCCTAGAGTCTGGTGCTGACCCAGATGGCGGGCTGGACCTGGAAGAGTTTACCCAATACCTGCAGGAGCGGGAACAGCGCCTGCTGCTTCTGTTCCACAGTCTGGACCAGAATCAGGATG GTCACATTGATGTCTCTGAGATCCAGCAGAGTTTCCGAGCTCTGGGCATTTCTATCTCCCTGGAGCAGGCAGAGAAAATTCTACACAG CATGGACCGTGACGGCACTATGACCATCGATTGGCAGGAATGGCGTGACCACTTCCTGTTGCATTCACTGGAGAATGTAGAAGACGTGCTCTATTTCTGGAAGCATTCCACG GTCCTGGACATTGGCGAGTGCCTGACTGTCCCTGACGAGTTCTCACAGCAAGAGAAGCTGACTGGCATGTGGTGGAAGCAGCTGGTGGCTGGTGCAGTGGCAGGCGCTGTGTCAAGGACAGGCACAGCCCCTCTGGACCGCCTCAAGGTCTTCATGCAG GTCCATGCCTCCAAGACCAATCGGCTGAACATCCTGGGGGGCCTACGGAACATGATCCAAGAGGGGGGCATGCGCTCCCTGTGGCGTGGCAACGGGATCAACGTACTCAAGATTGCACCTGAGTCAGCTATCAAGTTCATGGCCTATGAGCAG GTACTAAAGACGCGGTTGACCCTTCGCCGGACGGGCCAGTACAAGGGGCTGTTGGACTGCGCATGGCAGATCATGGAGCGAGAAGGGCCCCGCGCCTTCTACCGCGGCTACCTGCCCAACGTGCTGGGCATCATTCCCTACGCGGGCATCGACCTGGCTGTCTACGAG ACCCTGAAGAACCGGTGGCTCCAGCAGTATAGCCACGACTCGGCTGACCCGGGCATCCTCGTGCTCCTGGCCTGTGGCACCATCTCCAGCACCTGTGGCCAGATAGCCAGTTACCCTCTGGCCCTGGTCCGGACCCGTATGCAGGCCCAAG cctccatcGAGGGTGCCCCCCAGTTCTCCATGCTGGGTCTGCTCCGTCACATCCTGTCCCAGGAGGGCATACCGGGCCTCTACCGGGGCATTGCCCCCAACTTCATGAAGGTTATCCCAGCTGTGAGCATCTCCTATGTGGTCTACGAAAACATGAAGCAGGCCCTGGGGGTCACATCCAGGTGA